In Papaver somniferum cultivar HN1 chromosome 9, ASM357369v1, whole genome shotgun sequence, the genomic stretch GAAAGCTTCTCTTGACTATTGATATGCCTTAAAGAGTATGGTCAGAAAACATAATGAATTCGTTATGAATTAGATAGTGTCGCCAATGCTTCAAGGCTTGAACTATGGCATAAAACTCCACATCATAAGTATGTAGTTGGTCTTAGCACCATTCAGCTTTCACTAAAATACGCTACAGGTCGTCCTTCCTGACTCAAACAGCTCCAATTCCCACCTTCGATGCATCACAGTGTAATTCAAACGGCTTGCTGAAATCAGGTAACACCAATAGTGTGCGGTTATTAGTTTTGTCTTGACTGCTTCAAAGGCTTTGTCAGCTTCCTCAGACCATGAAAACTTTCCTACTTTCATGCATTCAGTAATGGGTGCCATAACGGTGCTGAAATGATGAATAAAACGCCGGTAAAAAGAAGCGAAACCATGGAAACTCCTTACCTCGTGCAATGTAGTGGGTGTAGTCCAATTTCTTACAACTTCAACCTTGGAATCATCTACCTTTATTCCATCCTTGGTTACGACATAGCCGAGAAATACAACTCGGTCAGTCATGAATGAACACTTCTTGATGGCTGCAAACAACTTTTCCCGACGTAGAGTTGAAAGCACTTTCGAAGATGTAACATGTAAATCACATCAacgctataaataagaatatcatcgAAGTAAACGACCACAAAAGTACCGATAAAGGGCCTGAGAATTGATTCATTATACGCATGAATGTACTAGGCGCATTGGACAATCCAAACGGCATAACCATCCATCATACAACCCTTCTCGCGTTTAAAAGCTGTTTCCACTCATCACCTTCTCGAATTCTGATCTGATGGTACCCACTCTTCAAATCGAGTTTGCTAAACACCTTCGCTCCACACAACTGATCTAACAGTCATCCAATCTAGGAATTGGAAAACGGTATTTTACTGTGATTTTGTTGATGGCTCGACTGTCAACACACATTCTCCACGTTCCATCTTTCTTTGGAATCAACAAGGCGGTACTGCACAAGGACTTAGGCTCTGTCGGATCAAACCTTTCTGtaacatctcttccacttgacgACGAAGTTCTTCATGCTCCTTAGGACTCATTCTATAATGCGCTTTATTTGGCAGCTTGATCCAGGACGAGATCAATATGGTGTTGTATATCCCGTAGAGGTGGTAGCTCGTCCGGCAACTCGTTAGGGAAAACATCAATAAATTCCTTAATTAAAGGTTGAACGGCAATAGGGATACTACTTGCATCCGGCTGTTGGTCTTTGCTAATCAACACATATAGTTCTCCTGCatcttcaacttcatcttcaaactGCTTAAGCGTCAAGAGATTGGTAGTTTTTCCGGTAGATGGTTTAGGTGCCAAGTCTTTGCTGGGTACAAGTACTATACGTACTTCATTCCATAAAAAACTGTAGGTATTTTTATGTCCGTCATGACTAATTTTCCTGTCAAACTCCCATGGACGTCCCAACAACAAGTGACAAGCATCCATACTAGTAATGTCACaccatattttatctttatatttgttaCCAATCGAAAAAGAAACTAAGCATCGTTTGTTTACTGTTACCTCATTCCCTTTCTTAAGCCAAGAAAGTTTATATGGATGCGGATGAACCTTGGTTTCTAGCCTGAACCGTTTCACGACCTCTTCATCAATAATATTCTCGCAGCTTCCCGGATCAATAACTAAACGGCAGACTTTTCCTTCGATCGTACATGTCGACTGGAATATATTATTACGTAACCAGTTATCGCCCTCATCTTTACGTGGAGTAAGAAAACTTATTCTTACTACAAAGTTCACTCATGTATCTCCTGTAACTACTTCTTCATTAGGTTCAGCATCATCCTCAGGATCCTCTTCATATTCAGGTACCCATTCATCTACTTCATGGTCGTTCTCATTGAAAAGAGACTTGTTCATACGTTCTACCTTGCGACAGTCAGTGGCTTTGTGCCCAGTTTCTCCGCACTTATTACACTTGCCTCCAAAATAGCTGCCTGGAGTTTTATTTGGTGTCGACACCGAATTAGGTTTATTAACAGTACTACTTGTTGATGTACTACGATTACTTCCTTGGGTAGATGCGACATTGTTACCCCAATTTGAAATCCTACGCCCCATTTGTTTCTCTAGCTGCCTTGCCCTATGATGTGCATCCGAAATAGAACAACAGTCAAACATATTAAGTGTATCCTGATATTGCTGAGGGAGACCGCCTACATGACGTGCGACTCTTTGCTCATCTGACTCCGACAAATCGTTAAGAGAAAGTAATCGATAAAATTCCTTCGTGTACTCGTCTATAGAACGTGTTCCCTTGCGTAGGTTTTGTAGCTGCTGGTACATCAAGCTGATATAGTTGTGTGGTAAAAATTCTGCTCtcatatgtttcttcatcttctcccatgAAACTAACTTCTGCTTCCCTTTACGAGATCGTTGTAGTTTGTGTTGTTGCCACCACGAATTAGCCCTTCCCCGAAACATAGTTGCTACCAGCTTAACTCGTTTGTTATCTGGTACATCCTTAAATTCCAATACTTCCTCAACTGTATTCAACCATGAAAGAAACTCTTCCGGTTCTAAACCACCATAAAATTCTGGAACGTCCACTTTTATTCCGGCCTTCCAGCGCTCAGAACGCTCAGAATCGTCACGTCGGATAATCCTACCTTCACGGCGTCTTCTACCAAAAGGGTTGGTATtatccctttcttcttcgttggtattatccccttcttcttcttcttcgtcttcttcttcatgtCGAATATTATTCTGATCCATCATCACTCGGATTTCATTCAATATTTCTTCCTTCATCATATTATACTCAATTTGATCAACTCCCTGGCCTCGACCACGACCTCGTCCGCGTCCTCGACCAATTGCTAGTCTTGGCATATTACGAACCCTAGAATCGAATTGGCTCCGATGCCAACTGATGCAGCGGATAATGGTGAAAGTGAAGAATAGAGAAGTgttgttcagacttcaaatattcctaggaatattgaCTATGAACATTGATAAATATCTAGACTTTGGTTTCCCAACTTTAGATAAGAATCGGCTAAACTTGAACTAGgttgataaagaagatatattcATTAGCTTTTAAACAGATTATGGAggactcttttatagacttggggaaaaaccctaacttgctaatcaagaaaggatgaaaaaaccCCTAAACTAAAAATACGACGACCCAAACAGACTCCTAATGATCTAAACTACTACACTTGGAtgtttagcctccaaataggatatagcctgctcatctgcatcacTTATGTACATTTAGGTACTAAATATGCATTTAAACATGACGCACCTAGTTCTATAAAATTTACACCGACACACTAAGGAAAGATGAACAAGATTAACTGAAATCTTCCAAAGAAGACGCCACAATATATATACTATAAAACAACTTCCAGGGTCTACATGTCACAGTATAATTCCGCAGACAATTTTATTTAAGCAATAGAAGATTTATTGCAACTAGAAGCAAAAGTGTCAAAATGCTTGCTCCATTCGTAGAATATGGTGCATATATAAGCCCTCCGAAAGAGAAAATGTCGACCTTAAAGCTTTACATGACAAATGCAGAGCTTAACAAATATAGTTTGCTGGTGTCACTCTGCCACATTGTAGAGATGTGCAGGACAATATGCAATGCTATTGGTCTTATCTTTTAAAAGGATAGTCAAAGGAAGAAAAATTATGTTCATACCCATCAAAGTTCTGGAGAACGCATTACAGATAAAAATATTTTTCAGGCAGAAGTTTGTTATTTTAATCCTCAAAACTACTAATCAATAACATGAAGAGGAGATCAAACCTCCAAACATCGATCCAATAGTTGCCTGCTCTTTGAATAGTCACCACTTCTGTAATATCCAACTGAGAGAAGATAAAGCTTCTCCCTCTTCTGAAGTGGAGTAAGTGCACCAGCCAGAGAAGCTACAAAAAGGAAGTTTCAGTTTTAGCCAGTCGAGCATTGGATGTTAGAAAATAGCTAGGAAATGTGCGATTCTGCGCATATTTTAGCATATAAAATTCAGCAATTCACATCTGACACTGACAAAATTGCAACTGAGATTTTCTCATCTCACCTTCAAGCATAGCTATTCCTCGCTGGACATCTTCTGGCTGTCTTGAGTGGACAAGAGCCCAGGATAACCTCATGATGCTTTTATTCTTTGCCTCATCTGAAGTATCATTTCCATTTTCTGTGATTTCTCTCTCACAACCCTGTgaatgtgatgagtgctaaaaagtgcatatttctatatatttttcttggcatttaactcatcttttgtgcattaattctacattttatcccatattctgtattttcattgttttcaagaataaatatttttattaattaattttgcatttttaggtaataaataaagtttggatgaatagcggagcgaaaagagcagaaaagtagtgaaaagccgggaggaattacacaaggaagtcgcgaagaatgttgtgcacaagaccaaaaggctagaagtgggcttgaagaggaagaattgttcttgaacaagatatgggcttggcatacccaaggcccaaaaccctcacccaaacccattaccaatatccatacctgcattcatcttcagccgtcagattggatcatctcagcatcctacggtctcttcatcgtcgtgcatcgaagtctgaagctcctgtcaaacactacaacacctaactccatcttggaccgtcagttttgatgtattccatatccaacggtcgctccacatccatttacatcacattgttggatctttccctcatcctatcatcctacggattcccctcacaaaacatcgagatttgatgagtctgctcaacacccaaacaaccaaataccatatacccaaaacaaacacaccctagccaaaacccatcgagccatctccttcttaccctcttctgcaacagcgacgctgtctccatcaccatcaccataacccacaaatcactcaaccaccaccactcgagccatcatcacttctaacaaccaagacctacctttctagccacttataacatcacctcctaatcgtttcatctcacaggaaccctaggttaggagttgatgaaataggtgaggttagaggataaatcgaaggcatgggtagcatcagcagacgacaaggaagcatgggtgagagctatcaatcgttttcagagattaggtaaggattttttgtaaaaccctaatttcataaattggggatttttggggaaagttagtgtacgtctaattaggggcatgggtgaaagttctcgagtagttttcaatgtattaggtgatttaatctcactttttgtcagaaccctagttcactgttttggggattttagGTTAAAAATTATTGTTTATATAAATAGATGTGTGTGTGTGTAATAGAATcatcctgggctagccagtgaacaacatGCTTTGAGTTATAAATTTTACTTCTTAAAAATTGCAATATTAATTTGATACTTGATATATTTTCACCTTGACTGTGTATGCTGTTATGATGATATTTTTGAGTATGTCTACACctgtgaagatgatgataatggtcatgtatatgttctagtttcatctgctagggatttgaggaagccctaacttactgttatgtattacactatgattatgttgttcttgattgataaacaagtttaggaaagaatcaaagttagtaaatcatcattctactctcacattgtatgttatgaatacattgtagttagacttatagcatgttgataaaactacaactcatgttcaaccagaccactcttaatccttagactagttgtgtcttaaccaagaaaattagtgctttggagtcatactttagttgatttgatctttctataggagaaactccttagatgtagagaaccaagaatggaatcttaatccttgcatcttataaggcaagaatagcataatctagtgaatacatggtgtaagttagaggtggacttaataaccctagtaactcaatcctttttatcaacttttgtcactagctcctttgaattcagttaacttttgaaacttagagaactttagcaaatcctccaagtccctgtggacaaaacctctatttacattctatcttcatcaagaccctgtatacttgtaggtaaaacataggttgtagtttttaggtctcattccttgagctaccaagtttttaGGTCTTATCCAACTGAGAGAAGATAAAGCTTCTCCCTCTTCTGAAGTGGAGTAAGTGCACCAGCCAGAGAAGCTACAAAAAGGAAGTTTCAGTTTTAGCCAGTCGAGCATTGGATGTTAGAAAATAGCTAGGAAATGTGCAATTCTGCGCATATTTTAGCATATAAAATTCAGCAATTCACATCTGACACTGACAAAATTGCAACTGAGATTTTCTCATCTCACCTTCAAGCATAGATATTCCTCGCTGGACATCTTCTGGCTGTCTTGAGTAGACAAGAGCCCAGGATAACCTCATGATGCTTTCATTCTTAGCCTCATCTGAAGTATCATTTCCATTTTCTGTGATTTCTCTCTCACAACCCTGTgaatgtgatgagtgctaaaaagtgcatatttctatatatttttcttggcatttaactcatcttttgtgcattaattctacattttatcccatattctgtattttcattgttttcaagaataaatatttttattaattaattttgcatttttaggtaataaataaagtttggatgaatagcggagcgaaaagagcagaaaagtagtgaaaagccgggaggaattacacaaggaagtcgcgaagaatgttgtgcacaagaccaaaaggctagaagtgggcttgaagaggaagaattgttcttaaacaagatatgggcttggcatacccaaggcccaaaaccctcacccaaacccattaccaatatccatacccgcattcatcttcagccgtcagattggatcatctcagcatcctacggtcgcttcatcgtcgtgcatcgaagtctgaagctcctgtcaaacactacaacacctaactccatcttggaccgtcagttttgatgtattccatatccaacggtcgctccacatccatttacatcacatcgttggatctttccctcatcctatcatcctacggattcccctcacaaaacatcgagatttgatgagtctgctcaacacccaaacaaccaaataccatatacccaaaacaaacacaccctagccaaaacccatcgagccatctccttcttcccctcttctgcaacagcgacgctgtctccatcaccatcaccataacccacaaatcactcaaccaccaccactcgagccatcatcacttctaacaaccaagacctacctttctagccacttataacatcacctcctaatcgtttcatctcacaggaaccctaggttaggagttgatgaaataggtgaggttagaggataaatcgaaggcatgggtagcatcagcagacgacaaggaagcatgggtgagagctatcaatcgttttcagagattaggtaaggattttttgtaaaaccctaatttcataaattggggatttttggggaaagttagtgtacgtctaattaggggcatgggtgaaagttctcgagtagttttcaatgtattaggtgatttaatctcactttttgtcagaaccctagttcactgttttggggattttaggttaaaaattattgtttgtataaatagatgtgTGGGTGTGTAATAGAATCACCCTGtgctagccagtgaacaacatGCTTTGAGTTATAAATTTTACTTCTTAAAAATTGCAATATTAGTTTGATACTTGATATATTTTCACCTTGACTGTGTATGCTGTTATGATGATATTTTTGAGTATGTCTACACctgtgaagatgatgataatggtcatgtatatgttctagtttcatctgctagggatttgaggaagccctaacttactgttatgtattacactatgattatgttgttcttgattgataaacaagtttaggaaagaatcaaagttagtaaatcatcattctactctcacattgtatgttatgaatacatggtatgttatgaatacattgtagttagacttatagcatgttgataaaactacaactcatgttcaaccagaccactcttaatccttagactagttgtgtcttaaccaagacaattagtgctttggagtcatactttagttgatttgatctttttATAGGAGAAACTCCTTAGATGTAGAGAACCAAGAATGGAATCTTAATCCTTGCATCTTATAAGGCAAGAATATCATAATCTAGTGAATACATGGTGTAAGTTAGAGGTGGACTTAATAACCCTAGTAACTCAATCCTTTTTATCAACTTTTGTCACTAGCTCCTTTGAATTCAGTTAACTTTTGAAACTTagagaactttagcaaatcctccaagtccctgtggacaaaacctctatttacattctatgttcatcaagaccctgtatacttgtaggtaaaacataggttgtagtttttaggtctcattccttgagctaccaagtttttggcgccgctgccggggactcggtagcggtttgcttgttttctgttttctttcttgttaatcttgcttgttcctgacctgcaacttcctTGTTTGCTGCTACTGTTGCTGATGCTGTGAaaactgctgttgctgttgttgtgaagttgctgctgctgtgaagctgctgttgctgttgctgtgaagctgctgttgctgttgttgctgctccctcctgcttgctgctgctgtgaagctgctggtgcaattctgctgagctgttgattaaggttgctaaggaagatccaagcccaactgggctagtgcaacaaaaagggataaaaagcccaaatttgggcttccctccaaaaatcaagtaagcctaacccatgagctaacccaactgggcctcattaaatttctttgggcttgtatttaagtatttatatttgggcttgtaataattttagtttttctttttctttattttctatttggacttgtaataatttttatttttctttttctttttctctttcttttatgggcttgtaattatttgtttgttattttttcttttcttttgtgggcttgcactttaatttggactataggtttatatctccttcattgggctcctaaccttacaaaaacaattctgttgggcttagaggcaacaaaattctgttgggccgtgagttaagatttttctcaccaaaattcttcaaagaacccaagaaccaaaagccttttagttggttgggctttgtcccaattaatccaaaaattttctaaacccattttacaccaaagtttctaaccctttcaaaccaaaaatttgggctctacattttataaaccaaaacccattgtgaaaccaaaacccaacaaaaccaaattttaggtcgtgtttcttttttcattgactgtgggcttgttagttgttatttcattgattaatgatcttattaggatatgattgtgacctttagagaccaatcaaaccgactaattagaatcaatccaatagacccaattgacatacccacatcttctgaggaaaacacaccggaccaacctgagataatggaagaaccccgtagtctcaaggattacatgtaccccacaaggacaagccaaccctcgtgcattgttttaccagaagctacgggtcattatgagctaaaatcgagcacaatacaaatgcttcccgtgtttagaggaattgaaaacgaaaacccttaccatcacgtgagagaattcgaggagatttgtggaactatacgtttcactcagatgtctgacgaaaccctaaaattgagactattccctttctctttgaaggaaaaggccaagtcatggttgtatgccttacatccacagtcaattaggacatgggacaacctcacaaaagagtttttcaaaaagttcttccctaatcacaagactgcgacaattcgtcaaagtctgaacagctttgtacaattagaaggtgaaaccttagctagatatcttgagagattcaatgaattgttgcttaagtgtccccatcatggttttgaaaaatggagacttgtgcaaattttgtatgaaggtttagatgtctccacccgaacaattgtagagtctatgtgtaatggactcttcacagataaaagtgctgatgactcttgggctttcctaattgaagttgctgaaaaaactcaacagtgggagtccattcgtgaacctagaaagactacacctgtagataaggtccatagaattgagtctgattttgagggaaatgcaaaaatggcagcactagcaagaagaatagaagcgttagaacttcagaaaaacgtaaaaccttctaccactgctttctgtgaacatgtcgaaatggctatctgtgatatatgtaacggttctgaccatcaggtcagtgattgtccggaaatgcatgcattccaagaatctaggctggaacaggcacatgctatgtttcaaaaacaagagcataacccttattcacagacctacaacccaggatggaggaaccaccccaatttttcatggtctaaaggacccattcaaggaggaccatctcaacccactcaaagctatcaaaacaatcaaggctatcaataccctaaaaatcctcaacagtcgtaccctcaatacactgctgacaagaaattgtctagcatcgaagagagtatcaatcagttgacccaacatctgatgaaaaatgagaaagcaactgatcaacgagtctccgctctagaactacagatgggtcaaatttgcgatgcactgaatacaagagaaaagggtaaacttcctagccagccccaacaaaatccaaagaggatatttcaagcaggcacatcatcttgcaatgaaacctcacccgatcaagtccattccatcaccactctccgaagtggtaagattgttgagaacaatgtaggcataccacaatcaaatgaatctgagccaaacatatcattgcctgcaccaccaaagaacacctccaacttagaaaaggagcctgagcacattagtgaagccgacaatcccactgttgtgaatatccctctaactcctaa encodes the following:
- the LOC113313610 gene encoding mitochondrial fission 1 protein A-like, whose amino-acid sequence is MRLSWALVHSRQPEDVQRGIAMLEASLAGALTPLQKREKLYLLSVGYYRSGDYSKSRQLLDRCLEIAPDFRQALSLKKTVEDRIAKDGVIGIGIAATAVGLLAGGIAAAVARKR